AGGTAACTTCCTTACCGTTCAACCGGATGGAACCGGACGTTGGCTGCTCCATTCCGTACAATATCCGCATAAGCGTCGTTTTCCCCGCTCCGTTCTCGCCGACAATTGCATGCACCTCTCCGGCACGGAGTGAAAAATCGATGCCCCGGTTCGCACTGAACTCACCATACTTCTTCGTTATTTTGTCCATTTGGAGTAGCATTGAAGTTCTTCCTTCCTTTCACTCATTAATGAAAGACCGACTGCCATGGACAGCCGGTCGAGGGTAGAGAACGAATTATTGTTCCAGAGCGTTCGTAACTTTGATCTTGCCAGCGATAATATCATCAGCAATCGCTTTTACCTTGTCCACAGTCTCTTGTCCAATAAAGTCATTCAGTGGGGATTTACTCTCGTGAGTGACGTAAGTAAGGCCTACACCGCCTTCTTTCAAGCCATAGTCACGAACATCAAAGGAATAGTTGCCTTCAGTGAAGTCTTTAACCGTTTCGTACACAACGGTGTCCGTGCTCTTCAATTGAGACAGGACTACGTGTTCAGGATCCACACCGGTGTTATCTGTATCTTGTCCCGAAGTGTAGAAGCCTTTTTCTTTCGCAGCTTCAAATACTCCAAGGTCGCCAACAGCAGACAATCCAGCAACAAAGTCAGCGCCTTTCGAGTTTTGCAGAAGCGCGAACTCTTTCGCTTTCGCCGGATCAGTAAAGCTTCCGACATAGTTCACGAATATTTCGACATCCGGTCGAACGGATTTTGCGCCTTCTTCAAAACCGGTAATATATTTGTGCATAATCGGAATGTCATTCGCAACGACATTACCGATCTTGCCTGTTTTTGTCGACAACCCTGCTGCTGCACCGAGCAGGTAAGCTGCTTCATGTTCGCGGAATACAACACTGCGGACGTTAGGCAGGTCAACAACCGTATCGATAATGGCAAACGGCACGTCCGGATTTTCCGGTGCAACCTTTTTCAGTGCATCCTCCATCTGGAAGGTCGCCGTAATAATCAAATCATATTTTTCCGCAACAGCTGTACGAAGGTTTTGTTCAATCGAGGCCGGGTCGGTCGATTCGATTGTCTTCACCTCAACGCCGAATTCCGTTGCAGCTTTCTTCAAGCCTTCATCCATTAATGCGAAGAACGGGTTTACACCGATTTTCTCAGGAAGAACAAGAGCAATGCGTTTCTTATCTTTAGAATCGCCCTTATCGCTGGCTGATGCATCGCTCCCGGAAGAGCTATCCTTGCTGCCGCAACCTGCCAATAATCCGACGAACAACACCATTGTTAATAGAATTGACCATGACTTTTTCATTCCTGCCCTTATCCTCCTCAGTTGTGCTTATCTTAGTATAGTTAATATCCTATGGTATGGCGCGGAATATGTCAAAGCAATTTTAGCAAATTGCTTTTTTATTTGGTATAATATTACA
Above is a window of Paenibacillus uliginis N3/975 DNA encoding:
- a CDS encoding BMP family protein, translating into MKKSWSILLTMVLFVGLLAGCGSKDSSSGSDASASDKGDSKDKKRIALVLPEKIGVNPFFALMDEGLKKAATEFGVEVKTIESTDPASIEQNLRTAVAEKYDLIITATFQMEDALKKVAPENPDVPFAIIDTVVDLPNVRSVVFREHEAAYLLGAAAGLSTKTGKIGNVVANDIPIMHKYITGFEEGAKSVRPDVEIFVNYVGSFTDPAKAKEFALLQNSKGADFVAGLSAVGDLGVFEAAKEKGFYTSGQDTDNTGVDPEHVVLSQLKSTDTVVYETVKDFTEGNYSFDVRDYGLKEGGVGLTYVTHESKSPLNDFIGQETVDKVKAIADDIIAGKIKVTNALEQ